CGGACTGTATTTATAATTAAAATATCGCTTTTGAATTCACCGGCAAGTTCAGGAAAAAATCTGGTGTCCGCGATATAACCTATTCTTCCTTTTGAATATATAAATTCAAAACCATAAGTTTCAACCGGATGCATTAATTTCCTGCCTGTTAAAATAATTATATTATTTAATTTAAACCGGGCCTTTTCTTTTAAAATAATTAATTTATCTATCGCGTTATGAAGATATTTAAAAAATACGGCTTCTTCCTGAATAGCGTTCCCGGGAAGGATAACCGTCCCTCTTTTTTTAAAGCCGCCGTTAGTCATGGCTTCAACCATAATATTCAAATCAGAGGAATGGTCTATGTGGCGGTGTGAAAGTATAATCCCATCCAGTGTTAAAGGGTCCTTTTTAGGCCTGCTTGACAGGCATTTTACCAAACTACCGGGGCCGGGATCCAATAAGAATTTTGTATCATCTAATTCAAACCATATCCCGCCTGATGCCCTGAGCTGTCTTGTCACTACAAACCTTGCTCCGGCAGTGCCCAAAAATTTTATTTTATTCAAAATCCCACCGTTTATATTATCGTCCTAAATCGACCCCCTGAAAATCGGTAAATTTGCCCTGGCTGAAATCCGTCCGTAAAATTACCTTTTTGAACCGTGAATAACTTGTAAAAATCCCAAAGTTTGTTTCTTTATCATTTAAAAATATTTTATAAATGTCTTTCTTTTTTTCAAATTTTATGTTGTTTAAATTAGACGATGAAAAATATACAGTGGTTTTTGACGAATTAGGGATCATAATATATTCTGCCTGCCCGCTGCCCATCCTGAATTTGCTTATAAATTCATTTTTATCTTCATCAACAAAAATCACACTGCAGTCCATACGGCTCTCTTTTGATATAGGTAAAAAACTAAAACTAAAGCTGAAATTTTCAGGGAAATCTACTTTCCAGATTAATTCCCTCTCTCCCAGTGATTTAGAAGTAATGGAATTTTTACTATCTATTTGCTCTATTACAAAACCATAGCCGATGTTTTCCATAACGGTATTTGGTTTGTAAGTGTTATAATTTTCGCTCAAAAATACACTGGTTATACTTTTTGATGATTCTTTATAAGCATCTCCCAGGATAATTTTTTCCAGGAGAGGTTTGTCCTCTTCATTTTTCTTTATTTCTGTGCCATAAACGGCAAGCAGTTTCCCGTTTTTCAGGATTAATTTGGTGTTAATTTTTATCTTATCCGGGAAATCGGTAATAATCCCTGAAATGACCGCGTCAACCCCTAAAATATCTATTATAAATTTTTCATCAACCAATGAACCTGCGGATATTTTCTGTTCCTCCAAACGTTCATTAATATCCCTGTTCAGCATTACATTAAAATCTTTGCTTTCAGAAAAAAGGTCGTACAAATTATTCCTGATATAATTCCCAAGATTAGGCAAATCCCCTTTTGTATTAATGAAATCCAAAACAGCAATCTTTTTTATATCTGACATTTTTATTTTATTTTCTATATTTTTAGACAGTTCCAGTAATTCCTTCTCCGCGAAATAAGATGATACATTAGAGATACCGCAAAAAAACAAGATATTCAATAGAAATAAAATCAATTTTCTATTCATTCTCTTTTCCCTGATATAATAAAATATTTTCTATTATCTATTCCAAACTTGGTTTAGGCGAATTTTTCTGCCTTTTCGAAGAATGACATAATGCGCAAAATAAACCAATATTTTCACTTTTCACCTCTACCCTTAAATATTTATAGTTTGTGTTGCTTGGATGAAAATCATGACAGCTTCCGCATTCAAAGATACCTTCCTTGCTTAAAACAGTAGTATCTACTATTACCTTTTTCGGGTCCGGTTTCATTCCAACGGGGTGCGTTT
Above is a window of bacterium DNA encoding:
- a CDS encoding MBL fold metallo-hydrolase codes for the protein MNKIKFLGTAGARFVVTRQLRASGGIWFELDDTKFLLDPGPGSLVKCLSSRPKKDPLTLDGIILSHRHIDHSSDLNIMVEAMTNGGFKKRGTVILPGNAIQEEAVFFKYLHNAIDKLIILKEKARFKLNNIIILTGRKLMHPVETYGFEFIYSKGRIGYIADTRFFPELAGEFKSDILIINTVRFDKDPESGKIIDHLTFNEAVYLIKAVKPKLAVLTHFGMTMIKNRPYELAKKASEEINIKVISASDGMEIDLDKIL